In Xiphophorus hellerii strain 12219 chromosome 13, Xiphophorus_hellerii-4.1, whole genome shotgun sequence, the following proteins share a genomic window:
- the LOC116730615 gene encoding germ cell-specific gene 1-like protein, which translates to MLEKMSRRNRTLLSLGLTSLALTMSVSAFCSSYWCVGTHKVVKPVCLSPVKMKNCGKNNSQPYTTEAPTQDPKNPVSNVTLSPQQKEELAQIRKKQLANAVQYLWETGEDKYMLRYFHTGFWLSCEKHNEGDDQEEKCRSFIELTPGETQGVLWLSVISEFMYIGLLAMGFLLMCVEAMCLCAKKEMSSLKINAFAAMCTVLSGMMGMVAHMMYTTVFQMTVSIGPKDWRPQSWDYGWSFALAWLSFSCCMAAAVATLNSYTKTIIEMKHRARLRLEEARAATIAPSYEEVVQAGGGGLYSVSQLIHLGQQGALMDPLWPRGEGPAVGPLACSAGGALLVGGGVGGIGMGMGGVVAGGSTAIGGAGGIGVGGSGVGMGMGSTGGTMGAMGGGGMGTGRMVDAHGVVVVEGCATEGCEECERELDEIDYTLQEEREDSIC; encoded by the exons ATGCTGGAGAAAATGTCCAGACGTAACCGGACCCTGCTGTCCCTGGGTCTCACCTCTCTGGCCCTGACGATGTCCGTGTCAGCCTTCTGCAGTTCCTACTGGTGTGTAGGAACACACAAAGTAGTGAAGCCAGTCTGCCTGTCACCGGTCAAGATGAAGAACTGTGGAAAGAACAACAGCCAGCCGTACACAACAG AGGCTCCCACCCAGGACCCCAAGAACCCGGTGTCCAATGTGACGCTGTCTCCACAGCAGAAGGAGGAACTGGCCCAGATAAGGAAAAAGCAGTTGGCCAATGCCGTGCAGTATCTCTGGGAAACGGGCGAGGACAAGTACATGCTGAGATATTTTCACACGGGTTTCTGGCTTTCCTGTGAAAAACACAACGAAG gagATGATCAGGAAGAAAAGTGCCGCAGCTTCATTGAACTCACCCCAGGAGAGACACAAG GTGTGCTGTGGCTGTCTGTTATCAGTGAGTTCATGTACATCGGCCTTCTGGCGATGGGTTTCCTCCTGATGTGTGTCGAAGCGATGTGCCTCTGTGCCAAGAAGGAGATGAGCTCCCTGAAGATCAACGCCTTCGCTGCAATGTGCACCGTCCTTTCAG GTATGATGGGGATGGTAGCCCATATGATGTACACCACAGTGTTTCAGATGACAGTGAGCATCGGACCAAAAGACTGGAGGCCGCAGTCTTGGGACTATGGATGGTCTTTTGC GTTAGCGTGGCTTTCCTTCAGCTGTTGCATGGCAGCTGCTGTGGCAACACTCAACTCATACACTAAGACCATCATTGAGATGAAGCACAGAGCCAGGTTGAGGCTGGAGGAGGCCCGAGCTGCTACCATCGCCCCTTCCTATGAGGAGGTTGTTCAAGCCGGAGGCGGAGGGCTTTACTCAGTCAGTCAGCTGATTCATCTcggccagcagggggccctCATGGATCCACTGTGGCCAAGAGGAGAGGGACCGGCAGTTGGACCTTTGGCATGCAGTGCTGGTGGGGCCCTGCTGGTTGGAGGTGGAGTCGGGGGCATCGGGATGGGAATGGGAGGAGTTGTAGCTGGAGGAAGCACAGCTATTGGAGGAGCAGGTGGGATCGGTGTTGGAGGAAGTGGAGTTGGGATGGGAATGGGAAGCACTGGTGGGACAATGGGGGCAATGGGAGGAGGTGGAATGGGAACAGGAAGAATGGTGGACGCTCACGGAGTCGTAGTTGTGGAGGGATGCGCCACAGAAGGATGTGAGGAGTGTGAGCGAGAGCTGGATGAGATAGATTACACTCTGCAGGAGGAAAGAGAGGACTCCATCTGCTAA
- the LOC116730616 gene encoding recoverin-like produces the protein MGNSKSGAVSKEILEDLKLNTKFSETEIVQWYENFKKQCPSGRISKDEFQNIYRKFFPDSDANTYAQHVFRSFDTNDDGTLDFKEYIIALHMTGTGKTTSKLEWAFSLFDVDKNGYITKSEVTEICTSIFKLIPTDEVGDLPEDENTPEKRANKLWKVFDKGDNDRVAEGEFIKGLLENEDALRLIQYEPSK, from the exons ATGGGTAACAGCAAGAGTGGAGCTGTGTCCAAGGAGATCCTTGAGGACCTTAAACTCAACACCAAGTTCTCAGAGACTGAGATTGTCCAGTGGTATGAGAACTTCAAAAAGCAGTGTCCATCGGGCCGCATCTCGAAAGACGAGTTTCAGAATATCTACCGCAAGTTCTTCCCGGACAGCGATGCAAACACTTACGCCCAGCACGTCTTCCGCTCCTTCGACACCAATGACGACGGCACGCTGGACTTCAAGGAGTACATCATCGCCCTCCACATGACTGGAACGGGGAAAACCACGAGCAAACTTGAATGGGCGTTTTCGCTGTTTGATGTGGACAAGAACGGATACATCACCAAGTCAGAGGTCACAGAAATCTGCACA TCAATTTTCAAGCTGATACCAACAGATGAAGTGGGTGATCTACCTGAGGATGAAAACACACCTGAAAAGAGGGCAAACAAACTCTGGAAAGTCTTCGATAAGGGTGACAACG aCCGAGTTGCAGAAGGAGAGTTCATCAAAGGACTGTTGGAAAATGAAGACGCCCTCCGTTTGATTCAGTATGAACCTTCAAAATAA
- the LOC116731218 gene encoding transmembrane protein 238-like, translated as MGLCDDLSHCKMALVIAVLMDLLGGASLLVGVFASLKLNGEECGDVLVYSGILFLVASLAGWVLWYSGNIEGLPPKKEHGHLNSAVDRLARRVSRKIFSHRRNKYYSQSNRV; from the exons ATGGGTCTGTGTGATGACCTGTCTCACTGCAAGATGGCGCTGGTGATTGCTGTGCTGATGGATCTACTGGGAGGCGCCTCTCTGCTGGTGGGAGTCTTTGCCTCTTTGAAGTTAAATGGAGAAGAATGTGGAGACGTCTTGGTTTATAGCG GAATCCTTTTCTTAGTTGCGTCTCTGGCTGGATGGGTTCTGTGGTACAGTGGGAACATCGAGGGTTTGCCCCCCAAGAAGGAGCACGGACATCTCAACTCCGCTGTTGACCGGCTCGCCCGCCGAGTCAGCCGGAAGATCTTCTCCCATCGGAGAAACAAATATTATTCACAGTCAAATCGTGTCTGA
- the LOC116731219 gene encoding coiled-coil domain-containing protein 106-like translates to MLLSHISERYTSQASSSSSGMGGSGQTGGLYLNAYEVSFPLEESVERPAAYHLNHGQQMIEEPVVQESLHSQYSPFILISNLRAHLYVSLEKNAWLQKRIEELEEERNFLRCQLDRFIVSMRSPDDWSGEAQRAVKVQPASSPSPPSPMTTRSGMTLKRLQRPGARIRRNITVPVKQEFHLEEDKYYTEEEFVEEEGEEEVEDDADSTVESGSKKKSRGRGTGEPKMKMRRIFRITHGRERQRVKDPDGVLIRYKKILSTYQRVRSMSRAFQIHGVDRNTMASTSPIAELLLVAPEKVLMSLL, encoded by the exons ATGTTACTTTCCCATATATCAGAGCGCTACACCTCCCAGGCTTCGTCTTCTTCATCAGGAATGGGAGGAAGTGGACAAACGGGAGGTTTGTATCTAAATGCCTATGAGGTCTCGTTTCCCCTCGAAGAGAGTGTGGAGCGCCCAGCTGCCTACCACCTGAACCATGGTCAGCAGATGATTGAAG AGCCAGTGGTACAGGAGTCCCTTCACTCCCAGTACAGCCCTTTCATCCTGATTTCTAACCTGCGGGCTCACCTCTACGTCTCGCTGGAGAAGAACGCCTGGCTGCAGAAACGCATTGAGGAGCTGGAAGAGGAGCGAAACTTCCTTCGCTGTCAGCTGGACCGCTTCATCGTCAGCATGAGGAGTCCAGACG ACTGGTCTGGAGAAGCCCAGCGTGCTGTGAAAGTCCAGCCTGCCAGCTCTCCATCTCCTCCTTCCCCGATGACCACCAGGTCGGGGATGACCCTCAAACGCCTCCAGCGCCCCGGAGCTCGGATCCGCCGCAACATCACTGTCCCTG tCAAACAGGAGTTTCATCTTGAAGAAGACAAATATTACACAGAGGAAGAGTTTGTTGAGGAAGAGGGGGAAGAAGAGGTGGAGGATGATGCAGACTCGACTGTGGAGAGCGGGTCAAAGAAGAAGAGCCGAGGGCGTGGCACCGGAGAGCcgaagatgaagatgaggaggatcTTCAGGATCACGCATGGGAGGGAGAGGCAAAGAg TTAAAGACCCAGATGGTGTTCTGATTCGTTACAAGAAGATCCTGTCCACATACCAGCGGGTGAGGAGCATGTCCAGAGCCTTCCAGATCCACGGAGTCGACCGAAACACGATGGCCTCCACCTCCCCGATCGCAGAGCTCCTGCTTGTGGCCCCAGAAAAGGTGTTAATGTCACTTTTATGA